One Oncorhynchus nerka isolate Pitt River linkage group LG5, Oner_Uvic_2.0, whole genome shotgun sequence genomic window carries:
- the LOC115129824 gene encoding zinc finger protein 180-like encodes MSKLQLLNVFVTERLSAAAVEIFVVVEKIIAEYQEEICRSAEANERLRRLLDMVSKPEITLHRDFQLLSPAVPPEQQNCEQEWSPSLEQEDPEPTQIKEQQELRLSQEDSPQPSHLYQNQTVDDGERRAPPIIITEEIKTEPDGEDYRVAEPTSDLPLSVHPDYSAAVEKLYQCKQCGNSFTRKGHLTIHSRTHIGVKSYLCKQCGKSFIQKGDLDRHTRTHTGDNPYQCKQCGKRFSQKGSLTVHSRIHTGEKPYQCKDCGKAFNQKIELTLHMRAHTGERPYICPVCRKGYIALSYLRRHQRVHTGEKPYQCKECYKCFGYKHRLTSHMSTHTKGHK; translated from the exons ATGTCCAAACTACAGTTGTTGAATGTATTCGTCACCGAGCGTTTATCAGCAGCTGCTGTGGAGATATTCGTGGTCGTGGAGAAGATTATAGCGGAGTATCAGGAAGAAATCTGCCGTTCAGCAGAGGCAAATGAGCGTCTACGGAGGCTGTTGGACATGGTTAGCAAACCAGAAATAACGTTACACAGAG ACTTCCAGCTACTGTCTCCTGCCGTTCCCCCTGAGCAGCAGAACTGTGAGCAGGAGTGGAGCCCCAGTCTAGAGCAGGAGGACCCAGAACCCACACAGATTAAAGAACAACAGGAACTCAGACTCAGTCAGGAGGACTCACCTCAGCCCTCACATCTTTACCAAAACCAAACtgtggatgatggagagaggagagctccACCTATCATCATAACTGAAGAGATCAAAACAGAACCTGATGGAGAGGACTACAGAGTAGCAGAACCAACCAGTGATCTGCCCCTTTCAGTTCATCCAGACTACTCTGCTGCAGTGGagaaactatatcagtgtaaacaaTGTGGCAACAGCTTCACACGTAAGGGACACTTGACCATCCATTCAAGAACACACATAGGAGTGAAATCTTATCTGTGCAAACAATGTGGCAAAAGCTTCATCCAGAAAGGCGACTTGGACAGACAtacaaggacacacacaggagataatCCATACCAGTGCAAACAATGTGGCAAAAGGTTTAGCCAGAAGGGAAGCTTGACAGTCCATTCAAGGATACATACAGGGGAGAAACCATATCAGTGCAAAGACTGTGGCAAAGCCTTCAACCAGAAGATAGAATTGACATTGCATATGAGAGCTCATACAGGAGAGAGACCATATATCTGTCCTGTATGCAGGAAAGGTTACATCGCATTAAGCTATTTAAGACGTCATCAGCGTgttcacacaggggagaaaccttaCCAGTGCAAAGAATGTTACAAATGCTTTGGTTATAAACATCGCCTAACATCACATATGAGCACTCATACTAAAGGGCATAAATGA
- the LOC115129826 gene encoding zinc finger protein 420-like, producing the protein MSKLQLNVFVTERLSAAAVEIFGVVEKIITEYQEEICRSAEEIERLRRLLDMATKPERISHVADFQVLSPAVPPEQQNCEQEWSPSLGQEDPEPTQIKEEQQEFRLSQEDSPQHSHLYQNQTVDDGERSALPIIITEEIKTDPDGEDYRVAEPTSDLPLSVHPDYSAAVEKPYQCKQCGNSFTRKGHLTIHSRTHTGEKSYLCKQCGKRFNQKSNMTIHTRIHTGENPYQCKQCGKMFNQKGHLTVHSRIHTGERPYQCKDCDKAFNQKIELTLHMRAHTGERPYICPVCKKGYIALSYLRLHQLVHTGAKSYQCK; encoded by the exons ATGTCGAAACTACAGTTGAATGTTTTCGTCACCGAGCGTTTATCCGCGGCTGCTGTGGAGATATTCGGGGTCGTAGAGAAGATTATTACGGAGTATCAGGAAGAAATCTGCCGTTCAGCAGAGGAGATCGAGCGTCTACGGAGGCTGTTGGACATGGCTACCAAACCAGAGAGAATCTCACACGTAGCAG ACTTCCAGGTACTGTCTCCTGCTGTTCCCCCTGAGCAGCAGAACTGTGAGCAGGAGTGGAGCCCCAGTCTGGGGCAGGAGGACCCAGAACCCACACAGATTAAAGAGGAACAACAGGAGTTCAGGCTCAGTCAGGAGGACTCACCTCAGCACTCACATCTTTACCAAAACCAAACtgtggatgatggagagaggagcGCTCTACCTATCATCATAACTGAAGAGATCAAAACAGATCCTGATGGAGAGGACTACAGAGTAGCAGAACCAACCAGTGATCTGCCCCTTTCAGTTCATCCAGACTACTCTGCTGCAGTGGAGAAGCCATATCAGTGTAAACAATGTGGCAACAGCTTCACACGTAAGGGACACTTGACCATTCATtcaaggacacacacaggagagaaatcttatcTGTGCAAACAATGTGGCAAAAGGTTTAACCAGAAGAGCAACATGACCATCCATACAaggatacacacaggagagaatccCTATCAGTGCAAACAATGTGGCAAAATGTTTAACCAGAAGGGACACTTGACCGTTCATTCAAGGATACATACaggggagagaccatatcagtgtAAAGACTGTGACAAAGCATTCAACCAGAAGATAGAATTGACATTGCATATGAGAGCTCATACAGGAGAGAGACCATATATCTGTCCTGTATGCAAGAAAGGTTACATCGCATTAAGCTATTTAAGACTTCATCAGCTTGTTCACACAGGGGCGAAATCTTACCAGTGCAAATAA